The following proteins come from a genomic window of Candidatus Neomarinimicrobiota bacterium:
- a CDS encoding CPBP family intramembrane glutamic endopeptidase — MLKNKIDAIVALIVLASLPTISSAQGTGLTRKEVLKNPLMSASVSVITANSIGFLDSTDLTNAQLPWWMPAIIAPQHLPMYKINPGLAKKYSIAEGVFLGAHYATRDNYMLAKTTINLYMMTAWYSSYNMYKINRNNAAPGVYKDEWKGYSVKELAVAPIQFKKLIRPMFLLPVGLIAWSQFRQISDSETSIFETKKAYIDGKEYSVGAGLALMTTNNIIHYLATGIGEEVLYRGFIYEELRTTFGSRRAKFYDFFIFPSIHIPMDLAAGRKSDEIGGRFVERGIATLLFDYAYDRGGLPLAVSLHTWFNFINFTTNWMRDGGVPDINAIEENGGSASISAPLIMISYTWQF; from the coding sequence ATGCTGAAAAATAAGATAGATGCAATCGTCGCCCTAATCGTACTTGCATCCCTGCCAACTATTTCATCTGCCCAAGGCACGGGCCTCACCCGAAAGGAAGTACTGAAAAATCCACTCATGTCGGCGTCGGTGAGCGTGATTACGGCAAATTCAATTGGGTTCCTCGACAGCACCGATCTCACCAATGCACAACTGCCTTGGTGGATGCCTGCCATCATTGCGCCTCAGCATCTGCCCATGTATAAGATCAATCCCGGGCTGGCGAAAAAGTATTCTATTGCTGAAGGTGTCTTCCTTGGCGCGCATTATGCCACTCGCGACAACTATATGCTCGCCAAAACAACCATCAACCTTTACATGATGACTGCCTGGTATTCGTCGTACAACATGTATAAGATCAATCGCAATAATGCAGCGCCGGGTGTTTATAAAGATGAATGGAAAGGTTACAGCGTGAAAGAGCTCGCAGTGGCGCCCATCCAGTTTAAGAAGTTGATACGACCCATGTTCCTTCTTCCAGTCGGGCTCATAGCGTGGAGTCAGTTTCGACAAATAAGCGATTCTGAAACTTCAATTTTTGAGACGAAGAAGGCATACATCGATGGGAAGGAGTACTCAGTCGGAGCAGGACTCGCTCTGATGACTACGAATAATATCATCCACTATCTTGCGACGGGGATAGGCGAAGAAGTGCTTTATCGTGGATTTATCTATGAGGAACTGAGGACAACATTTGGGTCTCGTCGAGCCAAGTTTTACGACTTCTTCATCTTCCCAAGCATCCACATACCAATGGATCTTGCGGCAGGTAGGAAATCTGATGAAATAGGGGGAAGATTCGTTGAGCGTGGCATCGCTACACTACTCTTTGACTACGCATATGATCGAGGCGGTCTCCCCCTTGCCGTGTCGTTGCACACATGGTTCAACTTTATCAACTTTACAACAAACTGGATGAGAGACGGCGGCGTTCCTGACATCAATGCCATAGAGGAAAACGGTGGCTCAGCGTCAATTTCGGCACCACTCATCATGATCAGTTACACCTGGCAAT
- a CDS encoding DUF4386 domain-containing protein translates to MNSPKKTARIAGFLYLIMVPFAVFGIMWGTTLIVPGDAAATVKNIMASATLYRLSILSALAVQIGHLLLVLILYKLLKPVNKNMALLMVIFLLVSIPITMLNELNRFAVLLVSSGADYLTVFTAGQQQALGLLFLNLQGRGIFITQIFWGLWLLPMGYLAFKSGFLPTFLGVLLLIAGIGYVIDSVGRLLSPNFGVTIMATITAIMLWGELAFPLWLLIKGVNVEQWEKRALESA, encoded by the coding sequence ATGAACTCACCCAAAAAGACCGCAAGAATTGCAGGGTTCCTGTACCTGATTATGGTCCCATTCGCTGTCTTCGGCATAATGTGGGGCACCACCCTTATTGTGCCCGGAGATGCCGCGGCAACAGTGAAAAATATCATGGCTTCTGCAACGCTATACCGCCTCAGCATTCTTAGCGCTCTAGCCGTCCAGATAGGCCATTTATTGTTGGTCCTGATTCTATACAAGTTGCTCAAACCAGTTAACAAAAACATGGCTTTGCTTATGGTCATATTCTTACTGGTCAGTATCCCTATCACGATGCTCAATGAGCTTAACCGATTTGCTGTCCTGCTAGTATCGAGCGGCGCTGACTACTTGACAGTATTCACAGCAGGTCAGCAGCAAGCTCTGGGATTACTATTTCTCAATTTGCAAGGACGGGGAATTTTTATCACCCAGATCTTTTGGGGACTTTGGCTATTGCCCATGGGTTATTTAGCTTTCAAGTCGGGTTTCCTTCCTACATTTTTGGGCGTCTTGTTGTTGATTGCCGGTATTGGCTATGTGATAGATAGTGTTGGCAGATTACTTTCACCCAACTTCGGTGTGACAATTATGGCGACAATTACCGCAATAATGTTGTGGGGGGAATTGGCATTTCCCTTGTGGCTTTTGATTAAGGGTGTAAACGTCGAACAGTGGGAAAAACGTGCTCTTGAATCTGCCTGA
- a CDS encoding DUF6326 family protein has translation MNSIKTTARIFEDVKINVKMKLSLLWVALMFFYLYNDVFTFFRAEHIKEVLTGEVAGIQITQVFLFGAAILMAIPSFMVFLSLILPAKVNRRTNIIVGIFHIVVLLATLFVPGELWAYYALYMIFEAVFIALIVWHAWKWPRQEG, from the coding sequence ATGAATTCAATCAAAACGACCGCAAGAATTTTTGAAGATGTGAAAATAAATGTGAAGATGAAGCTTTCGTTATTATGGGTAGCTTTAATGTTTTTCTATTTATATAACGATGTTTTCACGTTTTTTCGGGCGGAGCATATTAAGGAAGTGTTAACGGGAGAAGTAGCAGGTATTCAAATTACTCAAGTATTTTTGTTTGGAGCGGCAATATTAATGGCGATTCCGAGTTTTATGGTTTTCCTGTCACTGATATTGCCAGCTAAAGTGAATCGCCGGACAAACATCATAGTAGGAATATTCCATATTGTTGTTTTACTCGCTACATTGTTTGTACCAGGGGAGCTTTGGGCTTATTATGCGCTTTATATGATTTTTGAAGCTGTGTTTATTGCACTAATTGTTTGGCATGCATGGAAGTGGCCTAGACAGGAAGGTTAG
- a CDS encoding alpha/beta hydrolase: MRKIYSSIIILVVPLLLLFVGCGGLLDPDEPGNLVPKTVDEGNVEHANHAVEINGTILHIETYGDPSNPVIIFLHGGPVDDFRSLLRLNGLQDDYYCVFYDQRGGGLSRRHDPDDISIESYIGDLDAIIEKYRRTPTDTINFIAHSWGAQIVTFYIDDDPQRALQKVDKVVYSDPGPWKDEWMDYVMVDLDLTAGWMNEFMWNNEFISSDTHERADYWAFVTKGSNPDRHLSKADPSPKWRWGAYATYKFREDAADGWDWTTNLSQFTNKVLFIRSGLNEDHTPEYFDLVMEPYPVDSLVTIENVGHDLCWVKSVEYMDVVRSYFEE, from the coding sequence ATGAGGAAAATTTACTCTTCTATAATCATTTTGGTGGTTCCACTATTATTGTTGTTTGTAGGGTGTGGAGGGCTCTTAGATCCTGATGAACCAGGCAATCTGGTTCCTAAGACAGTTGATGAAGGGAATGTTGAGCATGCTAACCATGCCGTCGAAATAAACGGCACAATCCTTCATATTGAAACATACGGAGATCCATCTAATCCAGTCATTATATTTCTTCATGGTGGACCTGTCGACGATTTCAGGAGCTTGTTAAGGCTTAATGGTCTACAAGACGATTATTACTGTGTCTTTTATGATCAAAGAGGAGGTGGTCTTTCCAGAAGACACGATCCTGATGATATATCAATTGAATCATATATAGGCGATTTGGATGCAATAATCGAGAAATATAGAAGAACACCAACCGACACAATCAATTTCATTGCGCATTCCTGGGGGGCACAAATTGTTACTTTTTACATAGATGATGATCCTCAGAGAGCCCTGCAAAAAGTGGATAAGGTCGTGTATTCAGACCCTGGTCCATGGAAGGATGAATGGATGGATTACGTGATGGTCGACCTGGATTTAACAGCTGGCTGGATGAACGAATTTATGTGGAACAATGAGTTCATATCATCAGATACTCATGAGCGGGCCGATTATTGGGCCTTCGTTACTAAGGGTAGCAACCCTGACCGACATCTTAGTAAAGCAGATCCTTCTCCAAAATGGAGATGGGGCGCATATGCTACTTATAAGTTTAGAGAAGACGCAGCAGATGGCTGGGATTGGACAACTAACTTATCTCAATTCACTAATAAGGTTCTTTTCATACGGTCCGGATTGAATGAGGATCATACTCCTGAATACTTTGATTTAGTTATGGAGCCTTATCCTGTTGATTCTTTGGTTACTATTGAAAATGTTGGACATGATCTCTGTTGGGTCAAGTCTGTAGAATATATGGATGTTGTACGTAGTTATTTTGAAGAATAA
- the rpmA gene encoding 50S ribosomal protein L27 gives MAHKKGMGSSKNGRDSQSKRLGVKIYDGQTVTAGSIIVRQRGTRIHPGLNVGIGGDDTLFARIDGVVKFGRRGRSRKIVSVLS, from the coding sequence ATGGCCCACAAGAAGGGAATGGGCAGTTCCAAGAACGGTCGTGACAGCCAGTCAAAGAGGCTTGGAGTGAAAATATATGACGGTCAGACGGTCACGGCAGGATCCATTATTGTCCGTCAGAGAGGAACAAGAATTCACCCCGGTCTGAATGTGGGTATTGGGGGTGATGATACTCTTTTTGCCAGGATAGACGGTGTCGTAAAATTTGGTCGGAGAGGAAGATCGCGGAAAATAGTGAGCGTCCTTTCATAG
- the rplU gene encoding 50S ribosomal protein L21: MYAIVNISGKQFMVEPGDELQVPRHNLEPGKKVKYDHVLLVGNDKKIKVGTPSVKGSTVQATVLDHGKTKKVPVFKKKRRKGYRVKNTHRQEFTRIRVDSVKEKAPSKARAPAKKKSTTKTTKNKASKGE, from the coding sequence ATGTACGCGATCGTAAACATATCAGGTAAGCAGTTCATGGTGGAGCCGGGAGATGAACTTCAGGTTCCCCGGCACAATCTGGAACCGGGCAAGAAGGTCAAATACGATCATGTTCTTCTCGTTGGCAATGATAAAAAGATAAAAGTCGGAACGCCCAGCGTGAAAGGTTCCACCGTGCAGGCAACCGTTCTGGATCACGGCAAAACGAAGAAAGTGCCAGTTTTCAAGAAAAAGCGTCGAAAGGGTTACAGGGTAAAAAACACACACCGTCAGGAATTTACCAGGATCCGGGTCGACTCGGTCAAGGAAAAGGCACCATCAAAGGCCCGGGCCCCGGCGAAGAAGAAATCGACAACCAAGACAACGAAGAACAAGGCTTCTAAAGGAGAATAA
- a CDS encoding Rne/Rng family ribonuclease, with product MGKEIHISETAGERRIAVLEDGELVEIYVEKLRAQDIVSNIYKGKVENVIPGMRAAFVDIGYDINSFLPFSEITNPEYLKDTSTSEEEDERGNGDSTTEGEMDVDLETGQEILVQVIKEPFSGKGPRVTTNIAIPGHLLVMVPNAQFVGISKKIWDKYEKRRLRKIARNLLPKGMGIIVRTEAEGKDEQVIRKDFEILMQNWKTLDEKSRHMAAPSLIYEDLEAVSTVIRDLLTSDIARIVFDSRKLYRRIQGYLQDVSPSLVSKLEIHRGRVPLFTKGGIEEKIDKSLRRRVWVKSGAYLVIEHTEAMAVVDVNSGRFIGKGHHEENSLTINLEAAREVARQLRLRDIGGLIVIDFIDMQDENNKKKVYDELRKELRKDRAKVAVSPISDFGLLEMTRQRVRLSLLDSVTEKCPTCHGSGRIGSKDSVITKIDNWLRGFRNKNRGLRLRLRVHPTLADYLRDSKKDVLRKFMWHNFVHIDIEEDKSLGPDEFQFYSRKKGEEITHKV from the coding sequence ATGGGGAAAGAAATTCACATCAGTGAAACTGCGGGAGAACGCCGCATAGCCGTGTTGGAAGATGGCGAACTCGTTGAAATTTACGTCGAGAAACTGCGCGCTCAGGACATAGTGAGCAATATATACAAAGGGAAAGTTGAGAATGTAATCCCCGGCATGCGGGCAGCGTTCGTGGACATAGGATATGACATCAATTCCTTTCTTCCGTTTTCTGAGATTACGAATCCTGAATACCTAAAAGACACTTCCACATCAGAGGAGGAAGATGAGCGAGGCAACGGCGATTCGACGACGGAAGGAGAGATGGACGTGGATCTTGAGACCGGACAGGAAATCCTGGTCCAGGTTATCAAGGAACCCTTTTCGGGAAAAGGTCCCAGGGTAACAACGAACATTGCCATCCCGGGCCATCTCCTCGTCATGGTTCCCAATGCCCAGTTTGTGGGAATCTCCAAGAAGATCTGGGACAAGTATGAAAAACGTCGTCTCCGGAAGATCGCCCGGAATCTCCTTCCGAAGGGGATGGGAATTATTGTCCGGACTGAAGCCGAAGGCAAGGACGAACAGGTGATCAGAAAAGACTTCGAAATTCTCATGCAAAACTGGAAGACTCTTGACGAAAAGTCAAGACACATGGCGGCTCCCTCTCTCATCTACGAAGATCTGGAAGCGGTATCCACGGTTATTCGAGATCTCTTAACCTCGGATATTGCAAGGATAGTGTTCGACTCCCGGAAGCTTTACCGTCGAATTCAAGGTTACTTGCAGGACGTATCTCCGAGTCTGGTTTCCAAGCTTGAGATTCATCGGGGACGTGTTCCCCTGTTCACGAAGGGGGGAATCGAGGAGAAGATAGACAAATCCCTCAGGAGACGGGTATGGGTGAAAAGCGGCGCTTACCTGGTTATTGAACACACAGAGGCCATGGCCGTGGTGGATGTCAACAGTGGACGCTTTATCGGGAAGGGGCACCACGAGGAAAACTCCCTGACAATCAATCTGGAAGCGGCACGGGAAGTGGCCCGGCAGCTGAGGTTGAGGGATATTGGCGGACTCATCGTGATCGATTTTATCGACATGCAAGATGAGAACAACAAGAAGAAGGTTTATGACGAACTCCGGAAAGAGCTCCGAAAAGATCGCGCCAAGGTGGCCGTTTCTCCCATCAGTGATTTCGGACTGTTGGAGATGACCCGCCAGCGGGTTCGCCTCTCGCTCCTCGATTCCGTGACTGAAAAGTGTCCCACATGTCACGGAAGCGGCAGAATTGGATCCAAAGATTCCGTCATTACCAAGATAGACAACTGGCTTCGGGGATTCAGAAATAAGAACCGGGGACTTCGCTTGAGACTCCGGGTTCATCCAACATTGGCCGATTACCTGAGGGATTCGAAGAAGGATGTGCTAAGAAAGTTCATGTGGCACAATTTTGTCCATATCGATATTGAGGAAGATAAATCCCTGGGACCGGATGAATTTCAATTCTATTCCAGGAAGAAAGGGGAGGAAATCACTCACAAGGTATAA
- the metH gene encoding methionine synthase has translation MPGSTGFFTMEKLKDILKRRLLILDGAMGTMIQSYRLEEKDFRGDRLQDHPIDLTGNNDLLTLTRPDVIEAIHRAYCEAGAHTISTNTFTSNRISQSDYGTEDLVEEINVEAARIARKVADEFNGNPAGDPRFVCGILGPTNRTASLSPDVNDPGYRNITFDDLMTAYMEQTEGLLEGGVDLLMVETVFDTLNCKAALAAIREILNRKGVEVPVMVSGTIVDASGRTLSGQTVEAFWHSVNHADLFSIGLNCAMGARDLRSYIEELAHLADAFTSIHPNAGLPNEFGGYDDTPGYMSKILGEFAESGFLNMVGGCCGTTPGHIRAIAEAVEGIPPRQIPEPQPYTHLSGLEPLTIRPGSFFVNVGERTNVAGSRKFRRLIRGEKYEEALEVARHQVRNGAQMIDVNMDEALLDSENAMVTFLNLIASDPEIAAVPIVIDSSEWSVIEAGLKCIQGKGVVNSISLKEGKDAFAERAKKIRQLGAAVIVMAFDEKGQADTYDRKVDICRRSYRILTEEVGFPGEDIIFDPNIFALATGIEEHNEYAIAYIEACKTIKQTLPRSLVSGGVSNLSFSFRGNNSIREPMHSVFLYHAIQAGMDMGIVNAGQLPGYEDLPDGLRTAIEDILFNRRQDATDRLVEIADTYRGVKKKQKDDLAWRNESVEDRLSHALVNGILDFIDKDTEEARQKLGRTIDVIEGPLMDGMNTVGDLFGSGKMFLPQVVKSARVMKKAVRYLGPFMETEKESGGKLKKTHKILLATVKGDVHDIGKNIVGVVLQCNGHEVIDLGVMVPSSKIIEVAKKEKVDLIGLSGLITPSLNEMVHVARELEREEFQVPLLIGGATTSKTHTAVKIEPEYHAPTLYVVDASRSVGSVGNLLSEEKGDQFIRSIRAEYEDVREKHRRRKTKRTILPLEVSRERRFTFSWDGYPPPIPKLQGIQVFDNYPLSELTDYIDWTPFFSVWELKGKYPKILENEKIGSEAKVLFEDAQRLLTRIVDEQLFTARAVVGIFPANGMGDDIEVYSDSRRSGISAVLHHLRQQVGKAAGRPNFSLSDFVAPRSSGVPDWIGAFAVTAGIGVEAVCEEFEKRDDDYSSIMAKALADRFAEALTERMHERVRKELWGYAPKEKIAYEGLIDEAYRGIRPAPGYPACPDHTEKQLLFRLLSAEEAIGVKLTENYAMAPAASVAGWYFSHPDSTYFGLGKIGRDQVVDYASRKGMDVKAMERWLRQNLSYDPDL, from the coding sequence ATGCCGGGTAGCACCGGCTTTTTTACTATGGAGAAGCTCAAGGACATACTGAAAAGAAGACTTCTGATCCTCGATGGAGCAATGGGGACCATGATTCAATCGTACCGTCTGGAGGAAAAGGATTTCCGCGGAGATCGTCTTCAGGACCATCCCATTGACCTGACGGGCAACAATGATCTTCTTACCCTCACTCGACCGGATGTGATCGAGGCCATTCACAGGGCCTATTGTGAGGCGGGTGCCCACACTATCAGTACCAACACCTTCACTTCGAACCGAATTTCCCAGTCTGATTACGGCACTGAAGATCTGGTGGAAGAAATAAATGTCGAGGCGGCCAGGATTGCCCGCAAAGTGGCGGATGAGTTCAACGGCAACCCTGCTGGCGATCCACGCTTTGTCTGTGGAATTCTGGGTCCAACGAATCGCACTGCCTCCCTCTCCCCCGATGTGAACGATCCCGGTTACCGGAACATTACCTTTGACGACCTCATGACAGCGTATATGGAACAGACGGAAGGGCTCTTGGAAGGGGGCGTAGACTTGCTCATGGTTGAGACTGTTTTTGACACACTGAACTGTAAGGCAGCCCTCGCAGCCATTAGGGAGATTCTCAACAGGAAAGGTGTCGAAGTTCCGGTGATGGTGTCGGGGACCATTGTGGATGCCAGTGGGCGGACACTGTCCGGGCAGACGGTCGAAGCCTTCTGGCATTCCGTCAATCACGCGGATCTTTTCAGCATCGGCCTGAACTGTGCCATGGGGGCGAGAGATCTTCGATCGTATATTGAAGAATTAGCGCATCTTGCAGATGCCTTCACCTCCATTCATCCCAATGCCGGTTTGCCCAACGAGTTCGGAGGGTATGACGACACGCCCGGCTACATGTCAAAGATTCTCGGGGAGTTTGCAGAGAGCGGATTCTTGAACATGGTGGGAGGTTGCTGTGGTACAACTCCTGGGCACATCCGGGCCATAGCTGAGGCGGTGGAGGGCATTCCGCCACGCCAGATACCCGAGCCCCAACCCTATACTCACCTGAGCGGACTGGAACCGCTCACTATCCGTCCGGGTTCTTTCTTCGTCAATGTTGGAGAACGAACGAACGTGGCGGGATCCCGGAAGTTCAGGCGACTCATCCGGGGGGAGAAATACGAGGAAGCGCTCGAGGTGGCGCGACACCAGGTGAGGAATGGCGCCCAGATGATTGACGTAAATATGGACGAAGCGCTTCTCGACTCAGAGAATGCGATGGTAACATTCCTCAATTTGATCGCGTCCGATCCTGAAATAGCGGCGGTGCCAATCGTGATCGATTCTTCCGAATGGTCTGTCATCGAGGCCGGGCTCAAATGTATTCAGGGTAAGGGAGTAGTGAATTCCATCAGCCTGAAAGAGGGGAAGGATGCGTTTGCGGAAAGGGCGAAGAAAATCAGACAACTCGGCGCGGCAGTTATCGTCATGGCCTTTGACGAGAAGGGTCAGGCGGACACATACGACAGGAAGGTGGACATCTGCCGGCGGAGTTACCGGATCCTTACCGAAGAGGTTGGATTTCCAGGTGAAGATATCATCTTTGACCCTAACATCTTTGCCTTGGCAACGGGGATCGAGGAGCACAATGAATACGCTATCGCATATATTGAGGCGTGCAAAACGATCAAGCAGACCCTTCCCCGCAGCCTTGTGAGCGGTGGGGTGAGTAACCTCTCATTCTCCTTCCGAGGAAACAATTCGATTCGAGAACCCATGCACTCTGTTTTTCTGTATCACGCAATTCAGGCGGGAATGGATATGGGCATTGTGAATGCGGGGCAGCTTCCTGGGTATGAGGATCTTCCTGATGGCTTGCGAACCGCGATCGAGGACATTCTGTTCAACCGGCGGCAGGATGCCACGGACCGGTTGGTTGAGATTGCCGATACCTACAGAGGTGTCAAGAAAAAGCAAAAGGACGATCTGGCCTGGCGAAACGAGTCAGTGGAGGATCGTCTTTCCCATGCTCTGGTAAACGGGATACTCGACTTTATCGATAAAGATACAGAGGAAGCCCGGCAGAAACTCGGTCGCACAATCGACGTTATTGAAGGTCCGCTGATGGACGGGATGAACACGGTGGGAGATCTGTTCGGTTCTGGTAAAATGTTCCTGCCGCAAGTTGTGAAAAGTGCCAGAGTCATGAAAAAGGCGGTAAGGTACCTTGGCCCATTCATGGAGACCGAGAAAGAGAGCGGTGGAAAACTCAAGAAGACACACAAGATTCTCCTTGCAACGGTCAAAGGCGATGTGCACGACATTGGAAAGAATATTGTGGGAGTGGTGCTCCAGTGCAACGGTCATGAGGTGATCGATCTGGGTGTCATGGTTCCATCATCGAAAATCATCGAAGTGGCCAAGAAAGAAAAGGTGGACCTGATCGGTCTCAGTGGGCTCATTACCCCTTCCTTGAATGAGATGGTTCACGTGGCAAGAGAACTGGAACGCGAAGAATTTCAGGTACCTCTTCTCATTGGAGGTGCCACCACGTCTAAAACGCACACCGCGGTTAAGATCGAGCCGGAGTATCATGCGCCCACTCTATATGTAGTTGATGCATCACGGAGTGTGGGCAGCGTTGGTAATCTCCTCAGCGAAGAGAAAGGTGATCAATTTATCAGATCCATCCGGGCGGAGTACGAAGATGTGAGGGAAAAACATCGGCGTCGGAAAACGAAAAGAACCATTCTGCCTCTCGAGGTCTCCCGGGAACGGCGATTCACATTCTCCTGGGATGGCTATCCACCGCCCATTCCGAAACTCCAGGGTATTCAGGTATTTGACAATTATCCCCTTTCCGAGCTGACGGACTACATCGATTGGACTCCCTTCTTCTCTGTATGGGAGCTGAAGGGGAAGTATCCCAAGATTCTTGAGAATGAGAAAATCGGATCTGAGGCGAAAGTTCTGTTTGAGGACGCTCAGCGCCTGTTGACCCGTATCGTGGATGAACAGCTTTTCACTGCGAGGGCAGTCGTGGGCATTTTCCCTGCCAACGGGATGGGGGACGATATTGAAGTCTACTCGGACAGTAGGCGTTCCGGTATTTCGGCCGTACTTCATCATCTCCGCCAGCAGGTTGGGAAGGCGGCGGGTCGACCGAATTTTTCACTTTCAGACTTTGTAGCTCCCAGGAGTTCGGGAGTGCCTGACTGGATCGGTGCCTTTGCCGTGACGGCTGGCATCGGAGTGGAGGCAGTATGTGAAGAATTTGAGAAGAGAGATGATGACTATAGCAGCATTATGGCCAAGGCGCTGGCAGACAGGTTCGCCGAGGCACTCACCGAAAGGATGCACGAGCGTGTGAGAAAAGAATTATGGGGTTATGCTCCCAAGGAGAAAATCGCCTATGAAGGGCTCATCGATGAGGCCTACCGAGGGATCAGGCCCGCTCCCGGTTACCCAGCCTGCCCCGATCATACTGAGAAGCAACTGTTGTTCCGGCTGCTGAGTGCTGAGGAAGCTATCGGGGTAAAGCTCACAGAAAACTATGCGATGGCGCCAGCGGCCTCCGTTGCCGGGTGGTATTTCTCCCACCCCGACTCAACCTATTTCGGCCTCGGGAAGATTGGGAGGGATCAGGTGGTGGACTATGCCAGTAGAAAGGGGATGGACGTGAAAGCAATGGAACGGTGGCTGAGACAGAATTTGAGCTATGACCCTGATCTTTGA
- a CDS encoding 3'(2'),5'-bisphosphate nucleotidase CysQ: protein MRNELDVALEAAREAGNLVLQYYNQSNYEVKNKGVGIGSRGYNPVTTADHASNSLLKEILLTEFPHYGWFSEETSDSPDRLTKERVWIVDPLDGTHEFIEGVPNFVVSIALVENHLPILGVLYNPATEEIFWAASGQGVNLNGEKVQCTLQSELSEMVILNSRTETDRGLWSRYNETFSELRAVGSVGYKLALTAAGMADIFVSLRPKHEWDICGGHCLINEAGGKLIDLKSRVVTYNNENALISPGLIAGNPSAVKNVLDVLGR from the coding sequence ATGCGCAATGAACTTGACGTGGCCCTGGAAGCGGCGCGGGAGGCGGGCAATCTCGTGCTGCAATACTACAATCAGTCCAACTATGAAGTGAAGAACAAGGGGGTGGGCATAGGCTCCCGCGGATATAACCCCGTGACCACCGCAGACCATGCCTCAAATTCTCTTCTGAAAGAGATTCTGCTCACGGAATTCCCTCACTACGGATGGTTCTCGGAGGAGACATCCGATTCTCCCGACCGGCTGACAAAAGAGCGCGTCTGGATCGTGGACCCCCTGGACGGTACCCATGAGTTCATAGAGGGTGTACCAAACTTCGTCGTGAGCATTGCTCTGGTTGAAAACCATCTTCCGATTCTGGGTGTTTTGTACAATCCCGCAACTGAGGAGATATTCTGGGCGGCCTCGGGACAAGGTGTCAACCTGAATGGTGAAAAGGTTCAATGCACATTGCAGTCGGAACTCTCAGAGATGGTAATCCTGAACAGTCGCACCGAAACAGACAGGGGATTGTGGAGCCGTTACAATGAAACGTTCTCAGAACTGAGGGCGGTGGGAAGTGTGGGTTACAAGCTGGCCCTCACAGCTGCCGGAATGGCGGACATTTTCGTCTCTTTGCGACCCAAACACGAGTGGGACATATGCGGGGGTCACTGTCTCATCAACGAAGCGGGAGGAAAATTGATTGATCTCAAGAGCCGGGTGGTAACCTACAACAACGAGAACGCCCTCATTTCTCCAGGTCTCATCGCAGGAAATCCGAGTGCAGTGAAGAACGTACTGGATGTGCTAGGGCGCTAG